A window of Sutcliffiella cohnii contains these coding sequences:
- a CDS encoding FadR/GntR family transcriptional regulator produces the protein MSSPTKMYIEIVKQIRAIISQDGITAGDKIPSERELSDRLKVGRSSVREALRALELLGLIETRRGEGTYLKDFTEHHLVELLGTFILESEAKKVDLVETKFELEKTLLQLLVVKNTSSIVMEQLKDLLTSPHFTHDEFFKLVSVGTENKLLQRIWGLVSTYSQTFITNLNLNRTLYERLIYSLEQNETNEVLNIYSQIFSKFVDSNKT, from the coding sequence GTGTCATCACCTACAAAAATGTACATTGAGATAGTAAAACAAATACGTGCTATCATCTCACAAGATGGAATTACTGCTGGTGATAAAATACCTTCAGAACGAGAGCTGTCCGATCGATTAAAGGTTGGTCGCTCTTCAGTTCGTGAGGCGTTACGAGCACTCGAATTGTTAGGGCTAATTGAGACAAGAAGGGGCGAAGGGACGTACTTAAAAGATTTTACGGAGCATCATCTTGTAGAATTATTAGGCACTTTTATATTAGAATCAGAAGCAAAAAAAGTCGATTTAGTAGAAACAAAGTTTGAATTAGAAAAAACGCTCCTACAATTACTAGTGGTAAAGAATACATCTTCAATTGTGATGGAACAGTTAAAAGATTTACTAACATCACCACATTTTACACATGATGAGTTTTTTAAACTAGTTTCTGTAGGTACAGAAAATAAATTACTACAACGCATTTGGGGATTAGTTAGTACTTATTCCCAAACATTTATTACTAATCTAAATTTGAATCGCACGTTATATGAAAGGTTAATATATTCATTAGAACAAAATGAGACGAATGAAGTGTTAAACATTTATAGCCAGATTTTTTCAAAATTTGTCGATAGTAATAAGACATAA
- a CDS encoding NAD(P)-dependent malic enzyme, protein MSLKEEALHMHKVHKGKLESKSKVPVRNAKDLSLAYSPGVAEPCKAIYDDKNKVYEYTMKGNMVAVVSDGTAVLGLGNIGPEAALPVMEGKAVLFKSFAGVDAFPICLNTTDVDKIVETVKLLEPTFGGVNLEDIAAPNCFVIEERLKKETNIPVFHDDQHGTAIVTVAGLVNALKIVGKKMSEIKVVANGAGAAGIAIIKLLYRYGVRDIIMCDTKGAIFEGRTTGMNSVKADVATYTNRGRKEGSLADVIQGADVFIGVSVEGALTQDMIRSMNADPIIFAMANPNPEIMPAEAKEAGASVVGTGRSDFPNQVNNVLAFPGIFRGALDVRATHINEQMKIAAVEAIASLISSDELNADYVIPAPFDPRVAPQVAAAVAKTAMETGVARIKVDPKEVAERTRKEAVIGKGE, encoded by the coding sequence GTGTCATTAAAAGAAGAAGCACTACATATGCATAAAGTGCACAAAGGGAAGTTAGAATCTAAATCAAAAGTTCCGGTTAGAAATGCAAAGGATTTAAGTTTAGCATATTCCCCTGGAGTAGCAGAGCCTTGTAAAGCTATTTATGATGATAAAAATAAAGTATATGAATATACGATGAAAGGTAACATGGTTGCGGTTGTTTCAGATGGTACAGCGGTATTAGGATTAGGGAATATTGGACCTGAGGCAGCACTTCCAGTAATGGAAGGAAAAGCAGTACTGTTCAAAAGTTTTGCAGGAGTAGACGCATTCCCTATTTGCTTAAATACTACGGATGTTGATAAAATCGTGGAAACTGTTAAATTGTTAGAGCCTACGTTCGGTGGAGTTAACTTAGAAGATATCGCTGCTCCAAACTGTTTCGTCATCGAGGAACGCTTAAAGAAAGAAACGAATATTCCAGTCTTTCATGATGATCAGCACGGTACAGCTATTGTAACTGTGGCTGGTTTAGTAAATGCGCTTAAAATAGTTGGTAAAAAGATGTCAGAAATAAAAGTAGTAGCAAACGGTGCAGGTGCTGCTGGTATTGCTATTATTAAATTATTATATCGCTATGGTGTTAGAGATATCATTATGTGCGATACGAAAGGCGCTATTTTTGAAGGAAGAACAACTGGAATGAATAGCGTTAAAGCAGATGTTGCAACGTATACGAATCGAGGTCGAAAAGAAGGATCTTTAGCTGACGTAATACAAGGTGCCGATGTTTTCATTGGTGTTTCCGTTGAAGGTGCATTAACGCAAGACATGATTCGTTCTATGAATGCAGATCCGATTATTTTTGCAATGGCGAATCCAAATCCTGAGATTATGCCTGCAGAAGCAAAAGAAGCTGGGGCTAGTGTTGTTGGGACAGGCCGTTCAGATTTCCCAAATCAAGTTAACAACGTTCTAGCGTTTCCTGGTATCTTCCGTGGAGCACTAGATGTTCGCGCTACACATATAAATGAACAAATGAAAATTGCAGCTGTGGAAGCTATTGCTAGCTTAATATCTTCTGACGAGTTAAATGCTGATTATGTTATTCCAGCGCCGTTTGATCCTAGAGTTGCACCGCAAGTTGCTGCGGCTGTTGCAAAGACGGCAATGGAAACTGGAGTTGCACGCATTAAAGTAGACCCAAAAGAAGTAGCAGAAAGAACTAGAAAAGAAGCTGTTATTGGAAAAGGTGAATGA
- the accD gene encoding acetyl-CoA carboxylase, carboxyltransferase subunit beta produces the protein MLKDFFTKKKKYASIPSEHAKQDVPEGIMTKCPNCKKIMYTKELNKNLKVCIHCDHHHPMTAMERIYSLLDTDSFVEYDRGMISENPLSFPGYLEKLEGDRKKTHINEAVVTGEGKINDFPLVIAVMDSTFRMGSMGSVVGEKITRAIERAKEKKYPFVIFTASGGARMQEGVLSLMQMAKTSSALKLFSQEGGLIISIMTHPTTGGVSASFASLGDYNFAEPKALIGFAGRRIIEQTIREDLPEDFQTAEFLLKCGQLDAVIHRTELKEKLTLVLDIHSLGGENEW, from the coding sequence TTGTTAAAAGATTTTTTCACTAAGAAGAAGAAGTATGCGTCCATTCCTTCTGAACATGCAAAACAAGATGTTCCAGAAGGGATCATGACGAAATGTCCAAATTGTAAAAAAATCATGTATACGAAGGAATTAAATAAAAACTTAAAGGTATGTATTCATTGTGATCACCATCATCCGATGACAGCAATGGAAAGAATATACAGCCTGCTTGATACAGATAGCTTCGTGGAGTACGACAGAGGCATGATATCTGAAAATCCGCTCTCCTTCCCAGGATATTTAGAAAAGTTAGAAGGAGATAGAAAGAAAACACATATTAACGAGGCAGTTGTGACTGGTGAAGGAAAAATTAATGACTTTCCTCTCGTAATTGCTGTTATGGACTCTACTTTTAGAATGGGTAGTATGGGCTCCGTAGTCGGAGAGAAGATTACGAGAGCAATTGAAAGAGCAAAAGAAAAGAAATATCCATTTGTTATCTTTACAGCTTCTGGTGGTGCAAGGATGCAGGAAGGTGTATTAAGTTTAATGCAAATGGCAAAAACGAGTAGTGCATTAAAATTATTTAGCCAAGAAGGCGGATTAATAATTTCTATTATGACACACCCAACAACAGGTGGTGTTTCTGCAAGTTTTGCATCACTAGGTGATTATAATTTTGCTGAGCCAAAAGCACTTATTGGGTTTGCTGGTAGACGAATTATTGAACAAACAATTAGAGAAGATTTACCTGAAGACTTTCAAACAGCCGAATTTTTGTTAAAATGTGGACAACTTGATGCTGTTATCCATCGAACAGAGTTAAAAGAAAAATTAACTTTAGTGCTAGATATACATTCCTTAGGGGGTGAAAACGAATGGTAG
- the accA gene encoding acetyl-CoA carboxylase carboxyl transferase subunit alpha, whose amino-acid sequence MVGELEFEKPVVELRKKIKELKEFTANSDMDLSSEIEKLEDRLERLESDIYGNLAPWNRVQIARHPERPTTLDYIERIFTDFLECHGDRYFADDAAIVGGIAKFNNIPVTIIGHQRGKDTKENIRRNFGMPHPEGYRKALRLMYQAEKFKRPIICFIDTKGAYPGKPAEERGQSEAIARNLFEMAGLKVPVVCVVIGEGGSGGALALGVGNYVHMLENSTYSVISPEGAAAILWKDASLAKKAAESMRITAPDLKQLNVIDEIIEEGKGGAHRNVDFQAKAISNVLEQSLQDLLPLTPEELIEHRYAKYKRIGQYTELEEEKWYAANEKVGKGL is encoded by the coding sequence ATGGTAGGCGAACTAGAATTTGAAAAACCAGTCGTGGAACTTCGTAAAAAAATAAAAGAATTAAAAGAGTTTACAGCTAATTCGGATATGGATCTTTCGAGTGAAATTGAAAAGTTAGAAGATAGACTTGAACGATTAGAAAGTGATATTTATGGTAATTTAGCTCCATGGAATCGCGTGCAAATTGCTAGACATCCAGAAAGACCAACAACTTTAGATTACATTGAAAGAATATTTACAGATTTCTTAGAATGTCATGGAGATCGTTACTTTGCCGACGATGCAGCAATTGTAGGAGGGATCGCAAAATTCAACAACATCCCTGTTACAATTATTGGGCATCAACGTGGAAAAGATACGAAGGAAAACATTCGTAGAAATTTTGGAATGCCACATCCAGAAGGATACAGAAAAGCGCTACGCTTGATGTATCAAGCAGAAAAGTTTAAACGCCCAATTATTTGCTTTATTGATACAAAGGGGGCATACCCAGGTAAACCTGCTGAAGAAAGAGGGCAGAGTGAAGCAATTGCTAGAAATTTATTTGAAATGGCTGGGCTAAAAGTGCCTGTAGTATGTGTTGTAATTGGAGAAGGTGGTAGTGGTGGCGCATTAGCGTTAGGAGTCGGTAACTACGTTCATATGTTAGAAAACTCTACTTACTCTGTAATCTCTCCTGAAGGGGCTGCGGCAATTCTTTGGAAAGATGCGTCATTAGCAAAAAAAGCAGCCGAAAGTATGAGAATTACAGCACCAGACTTAAAACAATTAAATGTAATTGATGAAATTATTGAAGAAGGAAAAGGTGGAGCACATCGTAATGTTGATTTCCAAGCAAAAGCAATAAGTAATGTGTTGGAACAATCATTACAAGATTTACTTCCATTAACTCCGGAAGAATTAATAGAGCACCGGTATGCAAAATATAAAAGAATTGGGCAGTATACAGAGTTAGAAGAAGAAAAATGGTATGCTGCTAATGAAAAAGTAGGAAAAGGTCTGTAA